The sequence aaaaataaataaataaacgtgtgttagagatagtatgtatgtttagatttagaaattttagaaaaataaatttattttgacagtGAAAATAGCtgtaaaaatttttatttcgtctcttctttttaaaaaaatattgttgtaatttatattaatagatttatagaaatatatttgtatatttatttaatgtatagaaaaatatgcattagttatttataaatatttatttaattattaacgaTTTGATAATAAGAAACGTTAGAAGAGCGAAGAGAAAACACTCTCTCtgtctgtctctctctctctctctcacattcCAGCAAAGAGCAACAGTATACAAAACCTAAAATCTCTTGCTTGGGCACATCCCGCGAGTTCCGGCGTCGGCACCGGCTGACCTCAGAGCTTCTTCGCCACTCCGGCAAACCTCCAAGCTCACTTCGTCGTCTGCACCGGCCACCCTACGCATTTTTCAGGTGTTTTTCCTGATTCTTCTCACTACAATGACTGCTTCCATTTCGCTTTTGCATGTGCATATACGCATTTAGATTGGATCTTGTGAAGGTTCTGCTAGGGATTATAACTATGAGATTCTATTATTGTGGTTTGAGAGTGAATATATTCATGGCTATTTGTAATTCGGAAATTGTTGGTGGACGAGAAATAAATTAGGGTGTAAATTGCCATTATTGTCTTTAAaagatgagtcgagccggctcaCGAGTTttgagctcgagtcgagccagctcgagttcgagctcAGTTTTAGTTGTTCACTAGCtcgtgatttttttttatatatatatttttatttttgaattttttatatatttaattttatatttaatgtttgatcagttttataatctaaattgaTGTTATTACTTTTATGATCCGTTTTAATAGGTTCGTTTTCTAATTAGAGTTGGTTCCATGAAATTGGTTCTTGAAAGGTTATTGTGAAGAGATGCATGCATTCCAGGCCGAACTCTATCCAGTTCCAAAAATGGAGGCCCTACAGTTGTCCATACTCTTTTCCATTGATCATTTGGTGTCTTACTTGCGACCACAAATGAAGTGACTGTAGTAGAAATGAGGAAATTTCTGTaaagtcaaaaaaataaatggtatgGTAATTTTGTGATTTCTTGAAGTTCATTAAAAGGTAAAAGACATATTAGTGTTCAAAACTAGAGTACATCTTCCCCTTTTGCTACTTTTAAATGATTGCCTGCTGGAGTTGGTTGAGTCCTTCTACTGCATAATGCTTTGTATGATACATTGCAGCAACTGCAATAATGTACCTGCTTCCTATAATGCATGTGACCTTACTCAAGTAATTTCATGTGCTGGCTAACTTAAATTTGCTTACTATCTTGGTTTCTTCTTTGCATGCAATCTCTGTTGGTGGCTTTATCTGTTCTTGATTTCTATCACCTACTTTAATCGTTACGAAATGTCATTGGACTACATCGAAGACACCACCTTTCAGCTTATGGTTGTATGTTCCAAGTTATCGTCATAGTTATACAACAATGCAaatgttttttcttgttcaatTTATAGCATAGCTGCTGCAATTGATCATTATATTGTGGGTTCTGATTGTTCAGTCTGCGTTATTCTCATAGTTATACTAAAATGGAGATAATGTTTTTATGCAGGTTGTAGCATTGCTATTGCCAAATAGGCCATCGTTTCCTCGATCTACATGCCAATATATTCTCCACTGAATTTGGCCAAATTAGGCCTTGCTACCCTGTCGCATTCTGGACGTGATGCCTTGGCTTCCATGTACTGCCTCCAGCGATTTAGCTTTCTGCCACCCCCCTTTCTCCACGGGCTTGTGATGCACTGCCCTTTTGTTTCAGGCCCAGATTTCGAATCCCTAATTTCATCCCTCATCTCCAATCACAAATGGTCTCAACTCAAATCCATTACTGAATCTTCCAATCCCACCGATTTTCTTCACCAGCTCTTCCACTTCAAGCACTTCAACTCTGACCTTATTCTATCCTACTTCAAATGGTCGCAACATGCTTTCCAGGTGACGCACTCCATTGAAAGCTATGTCAAACTCTTTATTTTACTAGCGAATGTCAGAAAATACCCCAAGATTCGATCTCTATTGCATGTATTTGTGAAACAAGGAGAATCCATCTCCGTTTCGACGTTTTGTCACGCCCTTTTGACACTTAGTGACAATTCATGTGCTTGCAATGTTGTTTTTGATATGTTAATATCGGCTTGTGTGGACACTGGGAAGCCTGAGTTAGCATTGGAGTGTTTTAGGCGGGCTGGAGATTATGGGTTTAAGTTGTCGGTGGTTTCTTGTAACTCATTGTTGAGTGCTTTGGTGAAGGAGGGTAGAATAGGAAATGTGGAGTTTGTGTATAAGGAGATGATTAGGAGGAAGGTTGAGTTTAACTTGATCACGTTTAATACGGTGATTAATGGGTTGTGTAAGGCGGGGAGGTTGAACAAGGCGGGTGACATAGTGGAGGATATGAAGGTTTACGGGATAATGCCAAGTGTTGTAACTTATAATGCTTTGATTGATGGGTACTGTAAGAGGGGTGGGCCCAGCAGAATGTATAAAGCTGATGCACTGTTGAAGGAGATGGTGAAGAGTGGGGTCTTCCCAAATGTAATCACATATAACATTCTAATTGATGGTTTTTGCAAGGATGGTAATGTCGCTGCAAGTATTAGGCTGTTCGAGGAAATGAAAGTGCATGGTCTCAGACCCGGTGTGATCACATATAATACATTGATCAATGGATTATGTTCTGACGGAAAAATTGATGAAGCAATGAGGTTGAGGGATGAAATGTTGGAAATGGGTTTGGAGCCAAATATTGTTACTTATAATGCATTTATCAATGGGTTTTCGAAGAAGAAAATGCTGAAGGAAGCTAAGGAACTGTTTGATGATATTGTGAAGAAAGGGATTGCTGTTAATGTAGTGGCATTTAATACTTTGATTAATGCATATTGTAAAATAGGCCAATTGGAAGAAGCACTAGCTCTATGCAATCTAATGCCGGAAAAAATGGTTTCTCCCAATGTTTCAACGTACAATTGTCTAATTGGTGCTTATTATCATGTTGGAGATATTGAAGCTGCAAACAAAATTCTAGGTGAAATGGAGGAGAAGGGTTTAAAGGCTGATGTTGTGACCTACAACATAAGGATAAATGCAATGTGCAGGAGAGGCGAAACTAGGAAGGCTGTTAGATGTCTCGATGAAATGTGTCGAAAGGGATTAAATCCGAGTCACATTACCTACAATGCTCTGGTGGCTGGTTATTGCCAACAAGGAAACCCCAGGGCAGCTTTGACTGTGAAGAAAAGAATggagaaagaaggaaagagaCCAAATGTTGTGACATACAACGTATTGATTAAAGGTTTTTGTGGGTGCGGCAAGCTTGAAGAAGCAAACAAATTTCTGAATGAGATGTTGGAGAAAGGTCTTATACCTAATCGGATAACCTATGACATTATTAAGGAGGAAATGATGGAAAAGGGATTTGCCCCGGACATAGATGGTCATCTTTATAATGACTTGGCTAAATTTTAATGAAGGCTGGCTGCAAtccttcctttctttttcattcacCTGCAGGGTTTTGGCAGAAGGATAAGTTGTATCACTACTATTCCTCTTTGCCTCATGTATGTGGTTGGAATCATGGAAGGCTTTCttttcaaacttcaaaagtgTCACCAGATCACCGGCCAAATCATTGAATTGGtatatttctttccattttgtttcttcttctcttgcCCCACTTTTCGTTTGATGTATAGATGTTATCTAGGAATTTGGCAATTTACTGTCTTTCTTATTCTTTCTAATTTAGGGTTGTTGAGGAGATATCATGTTCAGAAATTTGGTGTGCTTAGCGTGCGCTGTTCcataagagaagaaaagtgAGTACTACATCCTTTATGTGGAGTTGATTGACATTGTTTGcattttcctttctttgtaaaactttctttctccttttatCACTTGATCATCATCTTCTGTGAGGCCTTCAGGTGAAAAGCTTAAGGGTTTTCTTGTGTCTTGCCAATTGATGCTCATCATAACTTTTGGAATGTTCAAAGTTTGAGTTTGACCATATATGGGATTTGTTTaaccaaaagagaaaaacacgAGGCTGGCATGCTATTTATGAACAGTCTTTGTGCCTTGACTTTTGACCATTGTCCTAATTAACTGATTGAAAGTCTCGCCATGGATATACCTTATTGCCCAGGGTTCGCGTTTCTTGTGAAGACGGGAGATGGTGAAGACTTTTTGTTTCCATGGTGGCAGAATTTGACTTATGGTCTTGGTCAATGAAATTGACTACATGCTGCCCGTTTATGCAATCACATGCTACCTGTTTATCCAATCACTAGAGAGAGACTTTTTGAGGATGCTTCAGGTGGTAATATTATTGAACATAAGGACCTTTATACTTCTAAGGTGGTCAAGGATTCCTATATGTGAGAACCAACTTGGAGTAGTGTTTCTGATGAGCCCAACAATTATGATATGCAAGCTCATCAGAGCTTTGGTGTGCATGAAGAATAGCCAGGTCATATTAAATTGTTTGTATGTTTGTCTAAACCACATAATGGAATGGAAATGTGAATCTGTATTCTGCTTTGAGCATCATAAGATGCCTTCTTGTTTATGTAACTTTCCATTTATATTAGAAGTCATGTTTCTTCATATGATAAATGAGATTGCAACCCCTAAATACGTTACAATATCCTGATCACATTACTTTTTTGCTGTCAGAATTAAAGATAATAAGTTGCtctaaaattagtaaaatcatTAGTAGGTGTTTAAGAGAAAAcagttatatatacataattttagttaatgaTAGAGTTTGTCTGCATATGCTCATGAAGAAAGAGTGAATAAGTTTACTAGTTTAAGTATGCTTACTGGTGTTTGTGTGTGGTCGATTTGGCTGATCGAACATAATGGAGCTGTTAGACAAGTCAAAAATGACTTCAATGCAGCAGTAGctgattatatattaagttacGTGCTTAACAAGTGAATCTTGATCTGATCTCTTATTTAACATGTGAACTTGGACCAGGGGATAGGAGATGCAGATTACTCTGAGTACAAGTTTTAGCCTGGTAACTTCTAGATTTTGCAAccgaaaaaatgtaattagatattttagaagtttaatttttgaatactcATAGGAACTATGTTGGTTTGTGACTATACCTTCGTATTCTCAAGGATAACTATTATGTTTATTAAGTGTCTCAATGGTTCTTATTGGATGCAACATTATTGCCTAAGGAAGCTTTTTCAGCAGGTATAAACGAGTTTGAGATTGACATGCCTTTTACCTAGTTTCTGCTTTTTGTGAGAATAGCAGAGTCCCTGGATTGATGCAGAAACTTGTCAGAAGCCGACAATTCAACAAATGAGGTAAAGTGGGTGCGTGGTTATGGCATAGAACCGTactaattatacttttatactGGCTAATATATtagtgaaaatttgaaatgtttgTCATAGTTCCAGGGTTGTTTTTTGAGGTCCACAGAGGCCAATTCAGCAACTTTAGATTTCTTTTTGCTATAAGAAAGCTGAATTACTTGGCTCATAGATTTCTTTTTGCCATAAGAAAGCAACTTTATTGTTATtcatgtaaataaattacttttgtcttaattaaatgatctttttctttctttttctttttgggtatTTGCAAATGTCATGGTTATCCTCTTCAGATTGCAAAAGCTAGTAATGCATCAATTAAAAGAGGTTCCATCTCAGGGGCAAGGGCACTCACAGGGTATctaatattaagaaattattattgaataaaaaccGCTATATGTAAAATGGAAGAAATTACAGTCAAATCACTGGATTGAATTTTGAACTTCACTTTTGAAGAATTCACATTGTTCCAAGTATGATTTGTACCTCGACACTATGAGGTATACTAATTTAGACAAGAAAAACATGGAGGAATTTCCAGTTTAATTTGTGACTTGCGATGTTCCTAATCTTCATGATGTTAATACTTACGAACATCTAATTGAAATTGGAATTTATGACTTGCGTATTCACGAAGAAAAATGTGATGAACATGTTTTAGAATTATGTACATTGCACTAGGCGGGTGACCTTTTTGTAGAATAGTATCTTGTGAATTGTGATTATTTTTCAGTTCTTAGAGCTTTTAAgatacttttgaaatttataataagccattatattcttttaaaatcatttACTAATTTCTAAACTTGTTTAGACAAAATAGTCCTAAGATTTTTCCTTTGTTGGTTATATAGTGAAGTAAAATAATTGCTTTGTCATATTCCTGCAAGATGgtattcaacaacttatatgttaaaatataactttGATGAATGGAGATAGAGAActcaaaataatatgaaagaTGTACAGATGTAGGCTCTTCTTGGAAGAATTTAAGGAGGCCAAAAACTTACTTTAAAATCTTACAAGTGCATTTAACTTGGTCGAGTAAGTGAGAACCTTACTATCAAtcacaaatgaaaaatacagtaaaaagTTTAAGCTACTGCTTATTCAAGTAAATTATCAGATATGAGATAACAGGTATTGAATGTAGTTATCTGAAAATGAGAGATTgacaaacaaatgaaaagaaaagaaaggaaacatTAGTAATGTGGTTtcgaaaaataaactttcagTTAGCTAAAACATAGAGATATGATGGAAAAGAGAGACGACCTCAAAAGATCCTTATTCAGTCAAACCTGATTAAGCAATTGTAGTATATCACTTTTCTAATGACTCTTAACTACAGATCTCCTTGTCATAGGCACTAAGTTGACTCCCAAATCATAAATATACTTGTTTGAGTTATGAATGAAAAAAGGAATTCTTCTAAATAAACTGGTGCTGAATGGACTTTGTAGTTGTAATGGTACCATGCTGTCATGCATTTCCATAAGGTGGCGTCATTACAGTCACAAAATCCATGACATTCAGTATACATAATTGTATCTCTTGAATGatcatatgtaaatataaagcTTCAGAGCAATATTGATTGGTATTAGTGATTCCATATCTGTTACTCTATTAAGTTGTTTAAAAGGAACTTATATTCTTGGAGCAAATATCCGATGGTAAATCAGTAACCAATGGAGTTGTGAGAACTGAACAAGAAAGCAGGTTGTTGGCTTGTCTTTCTTGAATCTCTGATGGACCTCTTTGGCTTTTGCTCCAACATGTAGACAAATTTGTCTTATTCTACTATTACAGGaaactgaaaagaaaaggagaaaaaggaagaaaccAGGATAACATAATAGAAAGGACAAATGATATCATCAAGATAGCACAATTATTGGACATTTGTGGCTGTAACTGCCAAAGCAAAGTAGGCCATTTGTTTGGTTACTCCTTGTTTTGAGCAATCATGTCAAAAATAGACTGTAGTTTCTTGCGCAAATGCAATTCCAAGATGTGGACTAAACTGAGATTTGTGTTTGGTTGAACAAAACACTGTCCAATGAAGTAGAGTGAATTAACATAGGTAAGGATTACTACTAGAGTATTATTGGAATGTTGTATGCTGCATAATAATCTCAGACCAAGAAAGACACACGGGAATTTTATTAGTGTAATAGGAGATACATAAGCTAATGTGCTAAAGCTTCTGAGACATACCAAATAGGTCTCAGTGTTATTTCTTGAGATgatcacacacacaaaaaaagaaaaaagacaaacaaacaaaaaaaaaaatggatacaTTCTACTAGGGCATTAAAGAGTGATCAGGCGATCCAGGATTATAGAAGTAACAATCACGATaaagaattagcaaatatGGTCTTTGACCACCATGTTCATCTGGCTGAGGGGGTTGAACCCTTCAATCTCACCACACTTGCTGCAGAGCATTAGGGGTCCTAATCCCTGATCAACAACAGAATGCATGAGTTTTGGACACTTACGAGCAACAACCACCGAGTTAATTACCTCATCAGTCGGATGATACACCGTCAACACTTCAAATCCCTGTAGATCATGAGGCTCGACCACTGGATACAGGAAAGCACGAGCCCCATGGGCACTCCTGAGCATGAGAATTGCTCCTGGTGCCATGTGCTTGGCCAAGTGCTTGATCACATGAATCTTCTCTTCTATCTCCATGCCCACAAGGGCTGCCAAGAAGACAACATCATAGTCTTTCAATGCAGCTGCAGATACATTCATGATATCCGTTGTATGGAATTCCATCCGTTTGGACAAGTTGGGATGTGACTCTACTAGTTTCATGGCCATGGAATTTGCAGAAGCATCGATATCATAGTTGTGGAAAACAGTGGAAGTAAGGTGATGAGATGCCAAGACAATGGAGGTGAGGGGGAGTGGTCCAGAGCCCACAAACGCCACGCGACCCGGGTTGGAGCAGTGCTGGCTGAGGAGGTCGAATTCAAGGCGGCTGAGCTTGAGATAGTTAGAGTAGTAGGGGAATAGGTCGAGATGATCAAGAGGGCTTTCAAAGGATCCAAGTAGTGTGGAGTAGTGCTTCTCCATAAGGCCCTCTGCTTGGCCACAGAGGCGAATTAAATTGTTCCTAATACGTTTAATTTTGGTGCAGAGTCTGGTAACGTCTATGGGATAGGGTGGGATGCACGTGGCCACAAGCTGTATGAAGAGCGTATCGACGTCCTTGGAGGGGCTGAGGTTTTCAAGCTTGGAGATCTCGTCATAGAGCTCGCAGACTTTCTGGACAAGAGGATCCCTCAGACAAACCATCGTGAATGATGAGTATAAAGCTTTAGTTTATCTGTATATCCTACAGAAGTAGATGAAATTGCTCTACTTGTTGAGAGTTGATGGATGTGATCTTGGCCTGGCCTTCTACCTCTATGCGAGTATATATAATGACAATTGTGGGGCCTTTCTCTTGGGGGGTGGGAGGGTTGGGATAAGCTGCATCTTTCATGCACTCATTTCTTTATTGATTGATAGATTTTATCTGCCTCCTTCCCATGCTTATGAATAATTGGATTTAGGCAAATATTAAAGAGGACGAAACCATattcttgattcttttattAGAATTCATCAATTATTGGTGAAAAAGTgaatgtatgtgtgtgttttaatCACTCTCCTTTGCTCCATCATTGACGCAGCAGTCAGATAtaagaagatatatatatatatatatatatatatgttggcCATTAACCAATTATACTAACTCTCACATATTTTTGtaagataaacaaaaaaaaaatcatactatttaataaataaagttgtaaGATGctacaaatatttcatattatctTGAATTTATCGGACAATTATCACCTGAGGATGGTAATTAAATCGATGTTATTGAGGTCATGAAGCTGATAGGAGCATAATTTTTTAGGGCAAATTATAAGAGGTTGAGGTTTGTTATCATTATAAGTATCTTTTAGAATTAATggttatctaacaaatacccatCGTAATAATCTATTGTAGAGAGGTATTGTTAAACCGTTGTTGATTCTTGGggcattttcaatttttcaaacaacgagaatatttgtaattatgacaaatttcaaaagagatCATTGTAATTCctctaatttttaatgttcTGCTTTGAGGTCAATCAATTCAAACGCAAAccaatttgatataattaatgtacagTTTAAGAGaagtgataaattatttaataatttttatacttgttatctaaataattattccaatTAAACTCGATTGGTAAAAGTTTTCAAAGAATAAGctaaagtaaaaaattgaagattaGCAAAAATGTAACTTTCCTTGTGTTTGATTAGTTTGACCACgtcctttttttatatagaagtAATAACTACATGATTACATCGATGTGTCAACCAAATGAGtaattaaacaacaaattgGATCGATCGatacaacaaataattaagataaattacagtggattcaca comes from Sesamum indicum cultivar Zhongzhi No. 13 linkage group LG10, S_indicum_v1.0, whole genome shotgun sequence and encodes:
- the LOC105172429 gene encoding nicotianamine synthase-like, whose translation is MVCLRDPLVQKVCELYDEISKLENLSPSKDVDTLFIQLVATCIPPYPIDVTRLCTKIKRIRNNLIRLCGQAEGLMEKHYSTLLGSFESPLDHLDLFPYYSNYLKLSRLEFDLLSQHCSNPGRVAFVGSGPLPLTSIVLASHHLTSTVFHNYDIDASANSMAMKLVESHPNLSKRMEFHTTDIMNVSAAALKDYDVVFLAALVGMEIEEKIHVIKHLAKHMAPGAILMLRSAHGARAFLYPVVEPHDLQGFEVLTVYHPTDEVINSVVVARKCPKLMHSVVDQGLGPLMLCSKCGEIEGFNPLSQMNMVVKDHIC
- the LOC105172428 gene encoding pentatricopeptide repeat-containing protein At1g09820; amino-acid sequence: MPIYSPLNLAKLGLATLSHSGRDALASMYCLQRFSFLPPPFLHGLVMHCPFVSGPDFESLISSLISNHKWSQLKSITESSNPTDFLHQLFHFKHFNSDLILSYFKWSQHAFQVTHSIESYVKLFILLANVRKYPKIRSLLHVFVKQGESISVSTFCHALLTLSDNSCACNVVFDMLISACVDTGKPELALECFRRAGDYGFKLSVVSCNSLLSALVKEGRIGNVEFVYKEMIRRKVEFNLITFNTVINGLCKAGRLNKAGDIVEDMKVYGIMPSVVTYNALIDGYCKRGGPSRMYKADALLKEMVKSGVFPNVITYNILIDGFCKDGNVAASIRLFEEMKVHGLRPGVITYNTLINGLCSDGKIDEAMRLRDEMLEMGLEPNIVTYNAFINGFSKKKMLKEAKELFDDIVKKGIAVNVVAFNTLINAYCKIGQLEEALALCNLMPEKMVSPNVSTYNCLIGAYYHVGDIEAANKILGEMEEKGLKADVVTYNIRINAMCRRGETRKAVRCLDEMCRKGLNPSHITYNALVAGYCQQGNPRAALTVKKRMEKEGKRPNVVTYNVLIKGFCGCGKLEEANKFLNEMLEKGLIPNRITYDIIKEEMMEKGFAPDIDGHLYNDLAKF